The region CCACCGATCCGCGCCCGATCAGCTCCGGCGGCAGGTTTTCCCAATCCACCGCCTCGGGTTCGCGGCCGTGCCGATAGACCATCCAGCGGCCCTGCGGGTCCTGGTACACGCCGTAGATCAGGGGGCCGCGCCACTCGCCGTGGCCGAGCGACCCGCCGTGGCCGCGCCACTCGCTGCGGCCGTGCCGCTCGCTGGGCGAGGGGCGGACGAGATCGCGCAGGCCCCGCATCACCAGCCACGCGAGGCCGAGCAACGTCACCGGCCCGGCGACGAGCCACAGGGCTTGGATGAATTCGGGCCAGGTGTGGAATTTCGAGAGCCAATCGGCCCACAGGCTGTACGGCTGGTCCATCGCGGCAACTCCCTCGAGCGAGACGACCACCAGCGGAAGCTGGTGGCCGGGGAGTTCAGAAGCCGTACGCAGACGACCGCGCTGCCCTTTCGGCCTTCGCCTTGAACATGCGACAGCGCCTCCCCGGCCATAGGGCTGGGAAGGCATCGTTAGCGGCTGATGCTTGCCGCTGCGTAAGGGGTTCTGACGCCCCAGAACCGGGTGCGCCCGGTTCCGGTGACGAGATAACACGTAACAGTGGCGAGGGGTCAATGGGGCGCTACCAGGCGGGCCGCACCTCCGTCATCCCGGGCCGCGCAGCGGAACCCGGTACCCATAACCGGCGACGGTGCATGAAGAGGCGCAACGCCGGGCGTTCTTTTCCTCCAGGTCGTGCTTATGGGTTTCCACGCCTTCGACGCGCCTCTTCGGGTCGGGATCGCGCAGGGACTGCCTATCAGGGGGGGGCTGAGAACGTCCGCGCCGATATGGATGTTGAAGAAGTATTCTGGAGCGGCTTGTCTCTGCATGGACGGCGCTTGAGAGCCAAGTTCTCTTGGCGATGAGAGTTCAATGAGAAACGACGCCTGTCCTCTTGGACGCAGGCGTTTGTCTGAAAGGTGCTAGCAAAAGGTGCTGTCGCGTCTGGTGCCCAGGAGAGGACTGGTTCCCTTTGCCGCTAAGTACGCATAATCAAAGGATATTTCTAGCTGGTCGACTGTAATTGTTGAACAGTTGTGTTGTAGTACGAGAACTGCTGCTCTGTAAACCTCGAAGGCGACCCACCTCGTCAGCGGCCTCACTGATAATGTGCTTTGTTACGTGTGAGTTTGATAGGTTGGTTAATCGGGCTTGTATGTCTCTCGAAACCCGCCTCATGCAATGCGTAATTAGTACCAGCTTGCAGGCAGAACCGGTTTCATAGTAACGTTTGATTTCCTCGTACGCTTTACCTTTTAGGGCTAATGGCTTTCTCATCAAAAATCGAAACCCAAGTCTCCGAAATTCCGGCAGGCGCGTTGAAAGCTGTCCGTCGGGGTTTTGCTATAGCTTCCTCACTGAGCCCCCAGCAGCGAGAGCAATTCTACAGTGACCTTTTCGAGGCGCTGGAGTCTGGCGTCTCATTTGTTGACCTGAAAGTGGTTGCGGAAGCAGCGGACCTGACCAGATCACAAGCAGCTGATCTTGTTAGTGCCGTATCCAGTGTAATTGGGCTTATCTCGGAAACTGAGGTCACTGCGGAGGAGTTCGTCGAGGTTGCCCGCGGCCGCCTTTTCGATGAAGAGCAGACTGATCTTGTTACAGCTCTTGCCAGGGCCGTCACAGACCGGCGAAGCCCATTGAGCAGTTCTTTAGAGAGGAATTCGCTGGCAAATGAAACACTTCCCTCGCTCCGAGCGTTCGACGTAACCGTAGATTTGAGACCGCGTTTCGCAGGAGACCAAATCGTCGATGCTGTCGCAGTGGGCCTGCTTCACGTGGATACCGACAGTGAGCCTGAGATTTGGCTTCAAGTCTCCCGCGGAGACATCGAACGTATGCGTAATGCTTTGGACAGAGCCCAGAAGCAGATGGCATCGGCCGAAGAGCTATTTCGGAAAGACTCCTCAGGCGCGAAATAATGAACAACTTCGAGGTACCGCTAATCGTCTATGTCGCGGTCGGAACTGCTGTGTGTTTTTGCAAGCTCCGGGACGACGGACGGAAAATCTATGGCCTCTCGCCGATTTTAACTCGATACATCGGAAACGAGAACCTGAGGCTTGCCGTCGAGGTATTAGTATTCATGTTAATTGGGTGCTTATTATCTCATGGCTTAGTTCAGCCTACCACCGCACCGCAGGCATTTGCGGCCGGGCTGGCGTGGACTGGCTTGGCATCAGGAAAATGAGTCGGAGTAGCTTATGAAAACGCTTCGAGACCGTAACCTGCGCCGCTACATTTTTAATGCCTGCATAGTGTCAGCAGGGCTAGCTTGCCTACTTGCTCAGTATGTCCCAGGGAGCGACTGGGTCGCAGGCTCTGTGGCAGTTCTAAGCGCCGTTATCGCGATTGGAGTCCTAGTAACACGTTCGAGTGAACAGCACGTTCAGGCAGAAGGTTCAGTAGAGGCGACAGACTATACTGACGCGCAGGGTTTAGTTAGACAACGTTGGGCAAGTTTAATTGCTGAACGGTACTGGTCTGACACGTATAATGCTTTTTTAGATCACCCGAAGAAGCCTGATTTAGTTTGGGGCGAAAGACTTATTACGCGCCTAGATCAAGGTAGGCGGTCCAACATGGTAGTGCTCAAGAAAGAAATTCTACGTCGCAAAGACCCCTTGAAGCATAAAGGTGATGATACCTCCAATCAACTCAACTTCGGGTCAATGACTGTTGAGATTATTGGAGATGAGTTAAAGGTACGCATGCGTGGTACTCGGAAAATCAGCACTCCTCTTGTTGAGGCAGGAGAGGCGGAAGCCTCTTATCAAAACGCTCGGGTACTACACTGAATATAACTACATGAACCGGACTAGCGAGGGGATACTAGCGATAGGGCCCCTTATTTTTTGGCCAAAAATTGTGAAGTGGGTTGTCTACTCGGGAGCGAAGTGGAGTTCCCCCGTACCCCGTCCTAGCGTCTGAACGCAGAAGCATCAATTTATCCGGCCCGCACGCTAATCCTGTCTTTTTACATTCACAACGAACCCTGTTGATTGGAAAGTAACCATCGCCAGGACGGATACCGCTTCTCTTCAAAACTTACTCGCCGCACTCAAATCACTATTAGAGCGCGTCCCAGCCAAAACGGTCTCTCCCCGCCATGCCCTCGCTTATCGCAAGTATTCACGTCTTTCTCCCGGCATTGGTGCAAGGACCTGGATGGCCGGAACAAGTCCGGCCATGACGGAAATCGTGCCGGGGCGGCTGACGACATGCGCGATCCTCCCTCAAATCCCCTCGCCATTCATGAACCACCATTCCCGGATCTCCCAGCCGTCGCCTTCCTCGCGGTTGATGCGCTCCAGATGGGCGGCGAGTTCGTCGCGCAGTTCGTGGAGGCTGCGGCGGGGCTTGGGGGCGTCGATCTCGTATTCGTAGACGGGGGCGTCGGCGGCGGGCGGGGACGGGCGGGCGTGCCGGTCGATCTCGCCGAGGGTGCGGGTGAGGCGGGCGAGGGTCTGGAGGGAGCGTTCGGCGCGCTCGATGGGCTGGGTCTCCAGGATTTCGGCATGGCGATCCGCGAGGCTCCAGAGCCGCTCGACGATGTTCTCGCGCGGATGGGCAGAGGCGGCCGAGCGGCGGGGCGGGCGCGGGGGCTCGGAGGGCGGGGCGTCGTTGGGCCGGCGCGCCGGCGCCGAGCTGCGTCGGGCGATAGCGGGCGGGGGAGGGGCCGCGCCATCGGGGCGCTTCCAGCCGCCTTCCTTGGCGTAGCGCGAGATGGTCGCGGGCGAGATGCCGAGTTCCTGGCCGATCTTCTTGAACGGGCGGGTGGTGCATTCCACCCATTCGCGCAGCAGGGCGACCCGCTCCGGCGGGAGCTTCACCCGGAACCCCGAGGGGCTCGCGTGATCCCGGGCGGGCGGGACAGGGGAGGATGGGGAGGTCATGGCAATCGGTCTTCACAATGCAGGAACAGAACAAGAACATTATAATGTGAGGCGGGGCGCGGTCAAGGTTGGTGCAACCGTCATTCCGGGGCGAGCGTGAGCGAGAACCCGGAACCCATAGTCAGGACGTCTCAAGAAGGAGCGAGCGGCGTTTCGCCTTCTGCACTGTCAGCGGTTATGGTTCCGGGTTCGCGCCGAAGGCGCGCCCCGGAATGACGGGGAGCGCGCGCCGTGGGACGCCAGCGATGAACAGAGCGGCCGTGGTTCACCGGTTCAAGGTCGGGTACAGATCCGACCAGTCGGGGTTCATCTCCTCGATCAGGGTGATCTTCCAGTCGCGGCGCCACTTCTTCAGGCTCTTCTCGCGGGCGATGGCCTCGCCGATCCGGTCGTGGACCTCGTACCAGACGAGACGGCAGACATCGTAGCGGGCCGAGAAGCCGGGAACGACTTTGCGTTTGTGCCGGTCGACTCGCCGCGCAAGATCGTTCGTCACACCCAGGTAGAGCGTGCCGTGGCGGCGGCTCGCGAGGAGATGGACAGAGTAGGGCATGGGCTTCTCGCAGTGCGACACCGCTATGATACATTGTGGCATCGTCACCGCAACGTTGAGCCTTCCCGCCCGGCCATCCTTCCCGTGGAGACCCTCCCGTTGGAACGCCCGTTCCAGCCGTTCCAACCGTTCCAGCGCCGTTCCAGCGGGGCGTTCCAGGGATTGCCGTTGGGGAAGACCCTGGAACGTTTCATCACCGTTCCAAGGGTGATCGATCAGTTATCATCATTTGTGCTGATGCATGGCTGAGCGTATTCGAGGAGGGTCGAAAGGGACGGAATGCCATGAGCCACGCTAGCGCCGCCATGCCGGGTCAAAGCCTGAAAGGGATCGACGGGACGACGCTGGGGCTCTACGCCGCCACGGTGTTCCTGTGGGGCGTGAGCTGGATCGGGATCCGGGCGCAGCTCGGCGTGGTGGCGCCGGAGATGTCGGTGCTGTGGCGGTTCCTGCTCGCGGCCGCGCTCATGTGGGCCTGGGTGCTCGCCACCGGGCACCGGGTGCGCTTTCCGGCGGCCGATCACCTGCGCTTCGCCGCGGTGGGGTGCTGCCTGTTCTCGTTCAACTTCATCTCGTTCTATTACGGCGGTTTGAGCGTGCCGTCCGGGCTGCTCTCGGTGGTGTTCTCGCTCGCCTCCGTGTTCAACCTCGTGCTCGGCTTCCTCGTGTTCCGGCAGAAGGTCGAGCCGCGGGTGGCGCTCGGCGGCGTGATCGGGGTGGCGGGAATCGCGTTCCTGTTTTGGCCGGAAATCA is a window of Microvirga lotononidis DNA encoding:
- a CDS encoding GIY-YIG nuclease family protein produces the protein MPYSVHLLASRRHGTLYLGVTNDLARRVDRHKRKVVPGFSARYDVCRLVWYEVHDRIGEAIAREKSLKKWRRDWKITLIEEMNPDWSDLYPTLNR
- a CDS encoding HCaRG protein; amino-acid sequence: MAFSSKIETQVSEIPAGALKAVRRGFAIASSLSPQQREQFYSDLFEALESGVSFVDLKVVAEAADLTRSQAADLVSAVSSVIGLISETEVTAEEFVEVARGRLFDEEQTDLVTALARAVTDRRSPLSSSLERNSLANETLPSLRAFDVTVDLRPRFAGDQIVDAVAVGLLHVDTDSEPEIWLQVSRGDIERMRNALDRAQKQMASAEELFRKDSSGAK
- a CDS encoding DMT family transporter; protein product: MSHASAAMPGQSLKGIDGTTLGLYAATVFLWGVSWIGIRAQLGVVAPEMSVLWRFLLAAALMWAWVLATGHRVRFPAADHLRFAAVGCCLFSFNFISFYYGGLSVPSGLLSVVFSLASVFNLVLGFLVFRQKVEPRVALGGVIGVAGIAFLFWPEITGAGFNAAALKGLALCVMGTLFFCSGNMISTVVQRRGVPLLSATAWGMTYGCAVLLALNLLRGNAFIIEPTVKYVGSLVYLSIGASVLAFMSYLTLLRRLGAARAGYATVLFPIVALTVSTLIEGYVWTPLAMIGVVLALAGNVLVLRRPATK